One Candidatus Komeilibacteria bacterium CG_4_10_14_0_2_um_filter_37_10 DNA segment encodes these proteins:
- the pyk gene encoding pyruvate kinase, with protein sequence MTIENKQLITYNKPTLILKNNMRTKIIATIGPSCEQPEELKKLITRGLNIARFNFSHCSAEKFVEQSNLIRKLSKNKVKILQDLQGPRIRVGKLPANGVELTEGQEVIFSTNQKDTSDNCIHINDPYIHLDLNIGDPIYLADGRIELIVRQIKGKKINTEVIRGGQLLSGKGVNAPHTKLTTSGMTSKDQKDVLFGLKNKVDYIALSFAQEAKDVIKLRKIVGDRAKIIAKIENAISLQHVEEIIHAADGIMIARGDLGIELPMEKIPYIQRHLLRICIWHNKPVIVATQMLTSMINHPHPTRAEVCDIAYAVLDGADALMLSDETAMGQYPIEALATLVKVAQQAETDFFYGLNKL encoded by the coding sequence TTGACCATTGAAAATAAGCAATTAATAACCTATAATAAGCCTACTTTAATATTAAAAAATAATATGAGAACTAAAATAATAGCTACCATTGGCCCTAGTTGTGAGCAACCGGAGGAATTGAAGAAATTAATCACGCGCGGTTTAAACATTGCTCGCTTTAATTTTTCCCATTGTAGTGCGGAGAAATTTGTTGAGCAATCAAATCTAATTAGAAAGCTTAGTAAGAATAAAGTTAAAATTTTGCAAGATTTGCAAGGACCAAGAATTAGAGTTGGTAAGTTACCGGCCAACGGTGTGGAATTGACAGAAGGACAAGAAGTTATTTTTTCTACCAATCAGAAAGATACTAGTGATAATTGTATTCATATTAATGATCCTTATATTCATTTAGATTTAAATATTGGCGATCCAATCTATCTAGCAGATGGTCGGATAGAATTAATAGTTAGGCAGATTAAGGGTAAAAAAATCAACACTGAAGTTATTCGTGGTGGTCAGTTACTTAGTGGTAAGGGTGTTAATGCACCTCATACCAAATTAACAACCTCTGGCATGACCAGCAAAGATCAAAAAGATGTATTATTTGGTTTAAAGAATAAGGTTGACTATATCGCCCTATCTTTTGCTCAAGAAGCTAAGGACGTTATTAAATTAAGAAAGATAGTTGGTGATCGAGCTAAAATTATTGCCAAAATCGAAAACGCCATTAGTTTGCAACACGTGGAAGAGATTATTCATGCCGCGGATGGTATTATGATTGCTCGTGGGGATTTGGGCATTGAATTACCAATGGAAAAAATACCGTATATTCAGCGTCATTTATTACGTATTTGTATTTGGCATAACAAACCGGTAATTGTGGCTACCCAAATGTTAACCTCCATGATCAATCACCCGCATCCAACCAGAGCTGAGGTTTGTGATATCGCTTATGCGGTATTGGACGGCGCAGATGCTTTAATGTTGTCTGATGAAACAGCCATGGGTCAGTATCCTATTGAAGCACTAGCAACCTTGGTGAAAGTAGCACAACAAGCAGAAACTGATTTTTTTTACGGATTAAATAAGCTATAA
- a CDS encoding DUF1294 domain-containing protein: protein MNIDLASLEVRPDFVWLVVIILSIINLYSLWLMYQDKSRSYDVFSERTPEGKLFFWASLFGALGIWLGMFLFHHKKRKWYFYFGIPLIMLENIASLLIVVWLFNY, encoded by the coding sequence ATGAATATTGATTTAGCTAGTTTAGAAGTGCGGCCAGATTTTGTTTGGTTGGTGGTAATTATTTTGAGTATCATTAATTTATATAGTCTCTGGTTAATGTATCAAGATAAGAGTAGGTCTTATGATGTTTTTAGTGAACGCACGCCAGAAGGGAAATTATTCTTTTGGGCTTCCTTATTTGGGGCTTTGGGAATTTGGTTGGGGATGTTTCTTTTTCACCATAAAAAAAGAAAGTGGTATTTTTATTTCGGTATTCCATTAATTATGTTGGAAAATATTGCTTCCTTGTTAATTGTCGTTTGGTTGTTTAATTATTAG
- a CDS encoding RNA-binding protein: MANKLFVGSLSYNTKEESLQELFTEAGAVQSVAIIVDKQTGRSKGFGFVEMSSDSEAAQAIELLNGRELDGRKITVNEARPMTDRPKRQGFGGGSSNHQKRW, translated from the coding sequence ATGGCTAATAAACTATTTGTAGGCAGTTTGTCCTATAATACCAAAGAGGAATCTTTGCAAGAATTGTTTACCGAAGCTGGCGCAGTTCAATCAGTTGCAATTATAGTTGACAAACAAACTGGCCGATCAAAAGGTTTTGGTTTCGTGGAAATGAGCAGCGACTCAGAAGCTGCCCAAGCCATCGAATTGTTAAATGGTCGCGAATTGGACGGTCGTAAAATAACCGTTAATGAAGCAAGACCTATGACCGACAGACCAAAAAGACAAGGCTTTGGTGGTGGCAGTAGCAATCATCAGAAGCGTTGGTAA